A genomic region of Papaver somniferum cultivar HN1 chromosome 7, ASM357369v1, whole genome shotgun sequence contains the following coding sequences:
- the LOC113297248 gene encoding uncharacterized protein LOC113297248, whose amino-acid sequence MLLLMCTRATPSIVYEPHNYPHSEAWSSGYSQRKLNRTGTIDMEHYEFTAMDDITKFQPTESHKEELLDEDKANHDSDTRILQPGLAPKVLFFLVLNACSSRNQNYKVVASFSTTKTEVFAETNCCSSLRGQ is encoded by the exons ATGCTTCTCCTCATGTGCACTCGGGCTACTCCTTCAATTGTTTATGAACCACATAATTACCCTCATAGTGAGGCCTGGAGTTCAGGTTATTCTCAGCGGAAGCTTAATAGAACAGGCACAATCGACATGGAGCATTATGAGTTTACTGCCATGGATGACATCACTAAATTTCAACCAACAGAAAGCCACAAGGAAGAATTACTTGATGAA GATAAAGCCAATCATGACTCTGATACCAGAATTCTACAACCAGGTTTAGCCCCAAAGGTGTTATTCTTTTTAGTGTTGAATGCCTGCAGCTCTCGCAATCAAAATTATAAG GTGGTGGCATCATTTTCTACTACAAAAACAGAAGTTTTTGCGGAGACAAATTGTTGCAGTTCTCTACGAGGTCAGTAA